CTGTGGCGGGAGAGTTCTCCCGGCCATCACCGGGCAGGCGCCGTAGGAGCAAATCCTCCCCAGGAATCTCTCAGGCCCATGTACCGTCACGGCGAGGCGACTCTGGAAAGCAGTGCTGCTCCGGCAGTACTCACCGACGGTGCAAGCAGGCCCTGATGGGTTTGCGGAATCTCTCAGGTCCAATACAGAGCGGGGAGGGACCCGATCCATGCCGTGCCACCCGTGGTAAGCCAAACCTGGAGTTCCTCATGACGATTCAATCCCTCATGGCAACAGCCGCAGCATCGATTCCCGCGGAAGGACAGGGCGGCAAGTCCGGTGCGGTACTGCCTGTCCGGATGCAGGTCATTCCCTCGGAGGGTATTGCCGCCCGCATCCAGGCCGCCGTACCCGCGGGGACACAGCTGACGGTGACGTGCCTGCCCGGCCGGGGTGTGGGACCCACCATCCGGACGGCCATCGAGCTTGCCTACCTTGGCTTCGAGGTTGTCCCGCACCTGGCCGCACGAAGCATCGAAAGCCGTGAGCAACTGGCCGGCGTGCTCCGGAACTGCCACGACGCCGGCATCAGCGAAGTGTTCGCCGTCGGCGGTCACGCGGGGGAGCCGGCCGGTCCCTATGACAGCAGCCTTCCATTGCTGGAGGATATCGCGGAGGTTTCCGGCGGACGGATCCGGGCCGGGGTGGCGGGCTACCCTGAGGGACACCCGGACCACAGTGAACTGCACATGCTCGATGCCCTGCTGGAAAAGCAGCATCTGGCGTCGTCAGTGGTGACGCAACTGTGCTTTTCGGCCCCCCGGATCCAGTGGTACGCCCAAACCCTGCGCCGGGAAGGGGTGCGCCTGCCTGTCTGGGCTGGGGTGCCCGGCGCTGTTCCGCGGGCCGAGTTGATTTCCCTTGCGACCAGGATCGGGGTGGGCCCATCCCTCAAACTGCTGAGCCGAAGGGGCCCGCTTGGCCGCCGCCTGCTCCGGGGCGGCCACTACTCGCCCGAGTCCATCGTGGCGGAACTGCAGCGCGGCGGGGCAGTGGAAGGTATCCACCTTTACACGTTCAACAACCTGGCCGGTCCCGCCAGCTAGGAGGCCGGGGCCGGGGTGGCATGTGACGCGGATCGGAAAGTTCAGCATGCTTAGTGTTTGTCCACATAGGATGGATAAGCACGGCAGCCTACCCGCTGCAGGTCGATTTGAATGAAGGTGACCATGGCCAGGCGCAGCAATCCCGCAGTACGAATCGCACAGGAAACCGCCCACAACGCAATGTTCGATGCCGACGGCAAACCCAAGCCCGGTGTCCACAACATGCTGCTGAAGGCAGTGCAGATCCAGCGGCCCCTGGTGGTGGCCTACATCCGCCGGCTCCAGAAGAAGCATCCGCGGGCCACCGCCGCCCAGTTGGCCGCCATCGCAGAGCGTGACTACCTGCGCGCAGTGGCCGGTGGGGGCGCCCTGGTGGGAGCCACCGCCGTCGTCCCTGGTGTTGGAACCGTGGCGTCGCTGGGACTTTCCGCAGCCGCAACCGTCGGCTTCCTGGAGGCGACGGCCCTCTACGCGACCTCGCTGGCAGAGCTCCACGGCATCCGCCTCACCAATCCCGAGAAGGCCGGCACCATGGTCATGGCCATCATGCTTGGTGAGGAAGGCACCGCCCTGCTGGGAACGCTCAGCGGCCAGGCGGCCGGCGGCGCCAAGCCCGCCGACGTCTGGGGAAACATGCTGTCCAAGTCCTCGATGCCTGGATTCGGCAGCGTCCGGAAGAGTATCCAGCACGCCTTCCTGAAGAACCTGCTCAAACGGCAGGGCACTGCGCTGTTCGGCCGGGCCCTCCCCTTCGGCATAGGGGCAGTTGTGGGCGGAGCCGGTAACCTCGTGATGGGCCGTGCCGTGGCGCAGAACGCCAGGGAGGCGTTCGGACCCATGCCGGACACCATTCCCGGGGAGCTGACCGCCGCTGCCGGGCCGGACAACCTGACCCTGGAAGGCAACACACTTGGATCTCAACGCTGATGTAGGCCAATCATTCGGCTCCTGGACCGCGGGAGGCGATCCGGCGATGTTTCAGCTGGCCACCAGCGTCAACGTAGCGTGCGGCCTCCACGCAGGCGATCCCGTCACCATGCTGGACAGCTGCCGGGCGGCTTACGAACTTGACGTCACCGTGGGTGCGCACCTTGGCTACCGCGATATGGCCGGTTTTGGCCGTCGCTCGCTGGACATGAGTTTTGATGAGCTATTCGGCGACGTGCTGTACCAGCTGGGCGCGCTCGACGGCGTCGCACATGCCGTGGGTGCCTCGGTGGACTTCGTGAAGCCACACGGTGCGCTGTATGACACGCTGATCCATGATGCCGAGCAGGCCGCCGCCCTGGTTGCGGCCGTGAACGCCTACGATCCCGGACTTCCCATCCTGGGCTTCCCGGGCTCGGAGCTGCTGAAGCAGGCCAAGGAAGCCGGCCACCCCGTATTCACCGAGGCCTTCGCCGACCGCGCCTACTACGCCGACGGCACCCTTGTGCCGCTTTCCAGGGAAGACGCCACGCTGCACGACGTCGACACTATCGTTGAGCGGGCCGTTCGCCTGGCCACGAAAGGCGAAGTGGTGGCCATCGACGGGTCCATCGTCACCGTCCAGCCGGACTCCCTGCGACTGCAGGGCGGCAGCCCCCGCGCCGTGGAGACGGCGGCAAACATTCGGGCAGGTCTTGAAGCCGCAGGCGTGGAGCTGGAGGCCTTCGCATAGGACCCAGCCGTTTTGAAGCTGGATTGGCATACCCGTTGGCGTACCAACGGCGTGGCAGGCCGGCTTCACGGTGACAGGGCGTATGGCTCGGCGTGCAATTCGGCCCAGAGTGGATCGTTGGTAAGCAGGTCGTTGAGGTCCACGTATCTGGCGTCGTCGGGTTCCCACTGCGGGAGGTCTTCGAGGTGCGCGTCGAGGCACCGGCATTCACGGGGCACGGCCCATTGGAGTCGTGGTGGCCAGCTTCCTGGTGGCCAGTGGGTTGGTTCTGTGTCCTGGTGTTCGGCGTTGTAGTGGCGTCCGGTGGGTGAGGTCCAGCCGGGCGCATTGTTTTCGGTTGCGGGGTGGGGTGTCCATTGGCTGTGGTGCTTGAGCCGGTGGTGTTTGGGGCACTGACATTTGAGCCCGCCCCCTGCCCAATCCGCCAGGCCGTCAACGCCACCCGCGGCCAAAGGTGCTTTGACCCTAAAAAGCGCGTGCCGCCGTCGTACGCATTCCCGCTGCGCAGGTCCCTTCCCGCACCCCTAATACCTGTCGCGAAAAGGAATGTGCGCAGCGAAAAAATCTACCCGCAGCGAAAAGCCCCGAGCGACTTACCCAAAAATCAGCTGCGCTACCGTAAAAATCGCCAGCCCGGCGAGGGACCCCACCACAGTTCCGTTGATGCGGATGAACTGCAGGTCCTTGCCTACCTGGAGCTCAATCTTCTGCGAGGTTTCCTCGGCATCCCAGCGCGCCACGGTGTCCGTGATGACTCCGGCGATGTCCGAACGGTAGGTCCGGACCAGGTACCCCGCGGCGTCGCCGATCCAGGCGTTGACCTTGCTTACCAGTTCCGGATCCTGCACCAGGCGCGAGCCAAAATCGCGCACCGCTGCCTTGAACTTGATGGTGAGCTCACTGTCCGGATCGTCCACGGCACCCAGCAGCGCGTTCTTGACCGTGCCCCAGGTCCGGGACGCGAGCTCGCGGACTTCGGGGTCACCCAGCACCTGCGCCTTGATGTCCTCTGCGCGGGCAATCATCGCCGGATCATGCTGCAGGTCCTGCGCAAGGTCGTTCAGGTACTTGTCGATTGACTGCCGCACCTGATGGCGGGGGTCGGCCTGGACCGCGCGCACGAACTTGAGGATTTCGAGGTAGACCTTGTCGCCCACCAGGCCGTCCACGAACTGCGGAACCCAGGTGGGGGAGCGGTCGGACACCAGGCGGGTCACGGTCTCGTGGTTGTCATCCACCCAGTCCGCGGCACGGTCCACCAACAGGTCCACCAGCGTGTGGTGGTGCCCGTCGTGGAAAACCCGCTCCGCCAGCCTGCCCACCGGAGGCCCCCACGGCGGAGCAAGCAGGTGCTTGCGAACCATGCCCTCGATGACGGCCTGGACGTCGTCGTCATTCAAAACCTTGAAAGCGCCGCGGATCACCGCAGCCCCTTCCCTGGCCACACGGTCGGCGCCACCGGGGGTTGCCAGCCATTCGCCGGCGCGGCGGGCGATATTGACGCTGGCCAGCTTGTCCTGGACCACCTGTTCGGAGAGGAAATTGGTCTCCACGAACTCACCGAGGGAGGCGCCAATCTGGTCCTTGCGGCGCGGAATGATCGCTGTGTGCGGGATCTTGATGCCCATGGGGTACTTGAACAGCGCCGTCACGGCGAACCAGTCGGCCAGCGCGCCCACCATGCCACCCTCGGCGGCCGCACGCACGTACTGCAGCCAGGGATAGTCCTTCTGCAGCGCGAACGCGAAGACAAAGATTACGGCCATGGCGATCAGCAGGCTCAGCGCCAGCAGCTTCATTTTCCGCAGCGCTGCCGCCTTTTCGGCGTCGCCGGCACCAAGCTGGCGGCTTACGACGGCGGCACCCACCTTGCTGCCCGGCGGCACCCCCCGCGCTGCCTCCGCGGGCGCTTCCTGCGTGGTTGGCCCAGTAGTTGCCTCAGAGTTCACCTGCATGTGCCAAGCCTAGCCCCGAAGGCGGGGGCCGGTCGGCTACCGTGTGTCCATGACAATTGACGAGTCAGTGCCGCAGCGGCCGCTGGTCTTTGCCCACCGCGGTTCCAGCGGCACGTATGCCGAACACACCCGCGCCGCTTACCTGCAGGCTCTGGCTGACGGGGCGGATGGGGTGGAGTGCGATGTCCACCTGACCCGGGACCAGCACGTGGTCCTGCTCCACGACGCCAACCTGGACCGCACGTCGGACGGAACGGGCCCGGTGGCTGAGCGGACGCTGGAGGAGTTGCGCCAGCTGGACTTCTCGTCCTGGAAAGGCGTCCGCATTCCCGAAACCTACGGGGCGCGCTCCGAGCAGCTCCTTACCCTTCCGGAATTGCTGGACGTCCTGCGCGGGGCGGGCCGTCCGGTGAAACTCGCCATCGAGCTCAAGCATCCCAGCCCCTACCAGCTGAAGCTGGAGGACCGGGTCCTGGAAGTACTCCGCAGCGAGGGCTGGGACCCGCAAAGCTCCACCGTGGACAACATCGCCGTGACGTTCATGAGTTTCAGTCCCGATTCGGTCCGGCACTTGCTCCTGACCATCCCGCCGCAGTACATCTGCCAGCTCGTGGACGACCTCACCATCCACGAGATCCGTGGCGGGCTGGGGGTAGGGCCAATCACCGGCGGCGCCATTGCCAACCTGATGAAGGCCACCCAGCTGGAGGGCGAACGGATCCTGGATGACCGGGAGGTGGGGATGGCCGGGCCGGGCATCGATTACGTCCGTGAGCGCCCCGGCACCGTCCGGCGCTGGCTGGACTCCGGCCGCCGCTTCAGGGTGTGGACCGTGGACTCGCCGGAGGACGTGGCCTTCTGCCAGGAGCTGGGCATCCAGGAGATCACCACCAACGTGCCGGCCCGCGTCCTTGAACAGCTGCACGTGGCCACGCCGCAGGGCAAGTAGAGCTGGCATGGATGCCGTCGGCAGGTATTCAGTGCCCCGGTGGTGGGCCGGGCCCCTCGACGTCGAAGGCCTGGCGCTGCAGTCCGTGGAAGCAGCCGCGGAAGCCCTGAACCTGTACACGCGGACGCCTGGCCGGTACAGCACAACTCCTGTGCTCACGGCGGCTGCCTTCGATTCCTTCGGGCACCTGCGGATTGCGGGGCGCAAGCCGCAGGGTTTCGCGCCCCTGTCCGGATTCCGGAAGACTGCCGACGGCTGGATCCGGTTGCACGCAAACTACCCGCACCACGAGCAGCGGCTCATGCAGGCGTTGGGTGCCACCTCCACGGAAGGCGTGGAAAGGGAGCTGCAGTCGATGGCCGCGCTCGAGGCTGAGGCTGCCATCCAGCGGCACGGCGGAATTGCCGCGGCTGTCCGGACACGCGGTGAATGGCTTTCGACGGCCATGGGCCATGCGGCCGGTTCAGGGCCTTGGGTCGCTGTGGAGCATGCCGACGGCACAACCAGTGGCTTCGGACTGCGGGATGTCGGGGCGGCCACAGACGCCGGCACCAGCCCTGGCACCGTGTCCGGCACCGGCGTCGGAGACGGTGCCGACGGCCTGCCCCTGGCCGGGGTGCGGGTCCTGGACCTGACGCGGGTCATCGCAGGGCCGGTCGCCACCCGGCTGCTGGCCGCGCTCGGAGCAGACGTCCTGCGGATCGACCCGCCCGCCTTTCCCGAGATCGAAGACCAGTTCGTGGACACGGCCTTTGGCAAGCGCAGCGCAGTACTCGACCTGGGGCACGCGGCAAACCGGCAGAACTTCCAGCAGCTCCTGGCCGTCGCAGATGCCGTGGTGACCGGCTACCGGCACGGCGCCCTGGACCGCTTCGGGCTCAACCCGCGGGAACTGCTGGCAGCACACCCGGGACTGGTGGTGGTCACGTTGGACAGCTGGGGCGGCAGTGGGCCGTGGAACGGGCTGCGCGGCTTCGACAGCATTGTCCAGGCCGCCAGTGGAATTGCGCACCTCTACGGCCAAGAGGACGACGACGACGGGTGGCGCCCGGGTGCCCTTCCGGTGCAGGCGCTGGACCATGCCACCGGCTACGGGGTGGCTGCGGCTGCAGTCCGTCTTCTGGCCGCGCGCCGCCGGACAGGGTTGGGCGGTGCGGCCCACCTGTCGCTGGCCCGCACCGCGGAGGAACTGTTTTCCCTGACCGGTACG
This region of Arthrobacter sp. DNA4 genomic DNA includes:
- a CDS encoding methylenetetrahydrofolate reductase, whose translation is MTIQSLMATAAASIPAEGQGGKSGAVLPVRMQVIPSEGIAARIQAAVPAGTQLTVTCLPGRGVGPTIRTAIELAYLGFEVVPHLAARSIESREQLAGVLRNCHDAGISEVFAVGGHAGEPAGPYDSSLPLLEDIAEVSGGRIRAGVAGYPEGHPDHSELHMLDALLEKQHLASSVVTQLCFSAPRIQWYAQTLRREGVRLPVWAGVPGAVPRAELISLATRIGVGPSLKLLSRRGPLGRRLLRGGHYSPESIVAELQRGGAVEGIHLYTFNNLAGPAS
- a CDS encoding LamB/YcsF family protein, with the translated sequence MDLNADVGQSFGSWTAGGDPAMFQLATSVNVACGLHAGDPVTMLDSCRAAYELDVTVGAHLGYRDMAGFGRRSLDMSFDELFGDVLYQLGALDGVAHAVGASVDFVKPHGALYDTLIHDAEQAAALVAAVNAYDPGLPILGFPGSELLKQAKEAGHPVFTEAFADRAYYADGTLVPLSREDATLHDVDTIVERAVRLATKGEVVAIDGSIVTVQPDSLRLQGGSPRAVETAANIRAGLEAAGVELEAFA
- a CDS encoding DUF445 domain-containing protein, translating into MQVNSEATTGPTTQEAPAEAARGVPPGSKVGAAVVSRQLGAGDAEKAAALRKMKLLALSLLIAMAVIFVFAFALQKDYPWLQYVRAAAEGGMVGALADWFAVTALFKYPMGIKIPHTAIIPRRKDQIGASLGEFVETNFLSEQVVQDKLASVNIARRAGEWLATPGGADRVAREGAAVIRGAFKVLNDDDVQAVIEGMVRKHLLAPPWGPPVGRLAERVFHDGHHHTLVDLLVDRAADWVDDNHETVTRLVSDRSPTWVPQFVDGLVGDKVYLEILKFVRAVQADPRHQVRQSIDKYLNDLAQDLQHDPAMIARAEDIKAQVLGDPEVRELASRTWGTVKNALLGAVDDPDSELTIKFKAAVRDFGSRLVQDPELVSKVNAWIGDAAGYLVRTYRSDIAGVITDTVARWDAEETSQKIELQVGKDLQFIRINGTVVGSLAGLAIFTVAQLIFG
- a CDS encoding glycerophosphodiester phosphodiesterase family protein produces the protein MTIDESVPQRPLVFAHRGSSGTYAEHTRAAYLQALADGADGVECDVHLTRDQHVVLLHDANLDRTSDGTGPVAERTLEELRQLDFSSWKGVRIPETYGARSEQLLTLPELLDVLRGAGRPVKLAIELKHPSPYQLKLEDRVLEVLRSEGWDPQSSTVDNIAVTFMSFSPDSVRHLLLTIPPQYICQLVDDLTIHEIRGGLGVGPITGGAIANLMKATQLEGERILDDREVGMAGPGIDYVRERPGTVRRWLDSGRRFRVWTVDSPEDVAFCQELGIQEITTNVPARVLEQLHVATPQGK
- a CDS encoding CoA transferase, encoding MDAVGRYSVPRWWAGPLDVEGLALQSVEAAAEALNLYTRTPGRYSTTPVLTAAAFDSFGHLRIAGRKPQGFAPLSGFRKTADGWIRLHANYPHHEQRLMQALGATSTEGVERELQSMAALEAEAAIQRHGGIAAAVRTRGEWLSTAMGHAAGSGPWVAVEHADGTTSGFGLRDVGAATDAGTSPGTVSGTGVGDGADGLPLAGVRVLDLTRVIAGPVATRLLAALGADVLRIDPPAFPEIEDQFVDTAFGKRSAVLDLGHAANRQNFQQLLAVADAVVTGYRHGALDRFGLNPRELLAAHPGLVVVTLDSWGGSGPWNGLRGFDSIVQAASGIAHLYGQEDDDDGWRPGALPVQALDHATGYGVAAAAVRLLAARRRTGLGGAAHLSLARTAEELFSLTGTEGKAGIENQAGIENQTTTASPAELPSPEYRSVDSSFGELRYVGPPLLDAGRPLDYQSPPPAYGSSPPAWP